A window of the Canis lupus baileyi chromosome 1, mCanLup2.hap1, whole genome shotgun sequence genome harbors these coding sequences:
- the ZNF567 gene encoding zinc finger protein 567, producing the protein MAQASVSFKDVTVDFTQEEWQHLDPAQKTLYMDVMLENYCHLISVGCHMTKPDVILKLERGEEPWTSFTGHTCLEENWKEEDFLVKFKEHQDKFSRSVVFINHKKLIKENSNAYEKTFTLSKNLIHSKNLPPEYDTHGKIFKNVSELIISNLSPARKRLGEYNGYGKSLLNTKAETAQSGVKSHNHHGRAVGHNEVLMQYHKVETPAQSFVYNDCEKAFLKKGGLMTHSRVYRRENPSEYNKRRRATNIEKKHTCTECGKSFCRKSVLILHQGIHTEEKPYQCHQCGNSFRRKSYLIDHQRTHTGEKPFVCNECGKSFRLKTALTDHQRTHTGEKSYECPQCRNAFRLKSHLIRHQRTHTGEKPYECNDCGKSFRQKTTLSLHQRIHTGEKPYICKECGKSFHQKANLTVHQRTHTGEKPYICNECGKSFSQKTTLALHEKTHNEEKPYICNECGKSFRQKTTLVAHQRTHTGEKSYECPHCGKAFRMKSYLIDHHRTHTGEKPYECNECGKSFSQKTNLNLHQRIHTGEKPYICNECGKSFRQKATLTVHQKIHTGQKSYECPQCGKAFSRKSYLIHHQRTHTGEKPYKCNECGKCFRQKTNLIVHQRTHTGEKPYICNECGKSFSYKRNLIVHQRTHKGENIEMQ; encoded by the exons AACGAGGAGAAGAGCCATGGACATCATTTACAGGTCATACCTGCCTAG aagaaaattggaaagagGAAGACTTTTTAGTGAAATTCAAGGAACACCAAGATAAGTTTTCTAGATCAGTTGTATTCATCAATCACAAAAAACTGATTAAGGAGAACAGTAATGCATATGAAAAGACATTTACTTTAAGCAAAAAtcttattcattcaaaaaatctACCTCCTGAATATGACACccatggaaagatttttaaaaatgtttcagaattaATCATCAGTAATCTAAGTCCTGCAAGAAAACGACTTGGTGAGTATAATGGATATGGGAAATCACTTCTCAATACTAAAGCAGAGACAGCTCAATCTGGAGTCAAATCCCATAATCACCATGGCAGGGCTGTCGGTCATAATGAAGTACTTATGCAATATCATAAAGTGGAAACTCCAGCACAGTCATTTGTATATAATGACTGTGAGAAAGCCTTCCTTAAAAAGGGAGGCTTAATGACACATAGTAGAGTTTACAGAAGGGAAAACCCATCTGAATATAATAAAAGGAGAAGAGCGACCAATATTGAAAAGAAACATACATGCACTGAATGTGGGAAGTCCTTCTGTAGGAAGTCAGTACTGATTCTTCATCAGGGAATTCACACAGAGGAAAAGCCCTATCAGTGTCATCAATGCGGAAATTCATTTAGAAGGAAGTCCTATCTCATTGACCATCAGAGaactcacacaggagagaaaccctttGTTTGTAATGAATGTGGTAAGTCCTTCCGCCTAAAGACCGCCCTCACTGATCATCAGAGAACACATACAGGGGAGAAATCATATGAATGTCCACAGTGTAGGAATGCCTTCAGACTGAAATCACATCTCATTCGGCATCAGAGAactcatacaggagagaaaccataCGAGTGTAATGACTGTGGGAAGTCCTTCCGCCAGAAAACCACACTCTCTctacatcagagaattcatacaggaGAAAAACCCTATATTTGTAAAGAATGTGGAAAGTCCTTTCACCAGAAGGCAAACCTTACTGTACACCAAAGGACTCATACAGGGGAAAAACCCTATATTtgtaatgaatgtggaaaatctttctctcaaaAGACAACCCTTGCTCTTCATGAGAAAACTCATAATGAGGAGAAACCCTACAtttgtaatgaatgtgggaagtcCTTCCGCCAGAAGACAACCCTTGTGGCACATCAGAGAACACATACAGGGGAAAAATCCTATGAATGTCCTCATTGTGGGAAGGCCTTTAGAATGAAGTCATACCTCATTGATCATCACAGaactcacacaggagagaaaccatatgaatgtaatgaatgtgggaaatccttcAGTCAGAAGACAAATCTGAATCTACACCAGAGAATTCACACAGGGGAAAAACCCTATAtttgtaatgaatgtgggaagtcCTTTCGCCAGAAAGCAACTCTCACTGTACATCAGAAAATACATACAGGACAGAAATCCTATGAATGCCCTCAGTGTGGGAAAGCTTTTAGCAGGAAGTCGTATCTCATTCATCATCAAAGAactcatacaggagagaaaccatataaatgtaatgaatgtgggaagtGCTTCCGCCAGAAGACAAATCTCATTGTACATCAAAGAACTCACACAGGGGAGAAACCCTATATTTGTAATGAGTGCGGTAAATCCTTCAGTTATAAGAGAAACCTCATTGTCCATCAGAGAACTCACAAGGGAGAAAACATAGAAATGCAATAA